The following proteins are co-located in the Gigantopelta aegis isolate Gae_Host chromosome 5, Gae_host_genome, whole genome shotgun sequence genome:
- the LOC121373391 gene encoding uncharacterized protein LOC121373391 isoform X1, whose protein sequence is MCLRACARACVCVCVLHLPHETIFWETVITCFFLVLACFLNIFYCSVFTHTKMSLVFSSFFLLSFLSFLFFFQCPFLVNTSPSLISDMSSQFGSDEPNGDLSKQVNDAISGGDVSRLISLLETRRVDVDSRDVSHDMTTVLMKVCHMNIDNEAQLAILDVLEDLEVNTDVGDAHGRTAVMHSCIGTKPNIVNFLLSLRCDLTLVDNAGNSVLTYAIKSGNIEILESVLEQDAAVELIKKKNNMGLLPLDLAWQTNNGRITKRIEGFQQSVLESEKHHKRKRSKRRNHILLPAVHNTANKPLSTRIVSKHNMSPITMPRILTQRGRCEPEVWWENDIFKDLSSTDIAIESMSPTPVDREFPLYHADKYDSELTGWNSDVMQSNGDITPRNGNLSARGDLTFRTDDLPLKNGNVTARRGDVTSRNGDVTARRGDVTERSTYGKESHSFPKIKVSTTAESVKDNFKCRRDSVSLPDLRDMRRNLVSSGDVTPVSADGLRNHVFADRTGDLLCSGKVGKENRRESILTDLPNLSEISRFKKCDDFRKVGKSKKKCTGEEALHRSLIS, encoded by the exons ATGTGcctgcgtgcgtgcgcgcgagcgtgcgtgtgtgtgtgtgtgctgcatTTACCACATGAGACCATTTTCTGGGAAACTGTAATCACTTGTTTCTTCTTGGTCTTGGCGTGTTttctaaacattttttattgctCAGTTTTTACTCATACAAAGATGTCTCtcgtcttttcttctttttttttgttgtcttttttgtcttttctttttttttttcaatgtccaTTTCTTGTTAATACAAGTCCATCTTTAATTTCAGATATGTCGTCACAATTCGGAAGTGACGAACCTAACGGGGACCTCTCCAAACAGGTGAACGACGCTATATCCGGTGGTGACGTCTCAAGGCTGATATCGTTGCTGGAGACCCGTCGAGTTGACGTGGATTCGCGCGATGTATCACATGATATGACAACGGTTCTGATGAAAGTATGTCACATGAACATCGACAACGAGGCTCAGTTGGCCATCTTGGACGTCCTTGAGGATCTGGAGGTGAACACTGACGTCGGCGACGCACACGGAAGGACGGCCGTGATGCATTCGTGTATCGGAACGAAACCTAACATCGTGAATTTCCTATTGTCGTTAAGATGTGACTTGACTCTTGTAGACAACGCGGGAAATTCCGTTCTGACGTACGCGATAAAAAGTGGGAATATCGAAATTCTGGAATCGGTACTGGAACAGGATGCTGCAGTGGAACtgataaagaagaaaaataatatgg GTCTTCTGCCGCTGGACCTCGCATGGCAGACAAACAACGGCCGGATCACCAAGAGAATCGAAGGGTTCCAGCAGAGCGTCTTGGAATCTGAGAAACACCACAAACGAAAGCGATCGAAGCGTCGCAATCACATCCTGCTCCCTGCCGTTCACAACACCGCCAACAAGCCCCTGTCTACGCGAATCGTGAGTAAGCACAACATGTCCCCGATCACCATGCCTAGAATCCTCACCCAGAGAGGGCGCTGCGAACCGGAAGTCTGGTGGGAGAACgatattttcaaagatttgtctTCGACCGACATTGCCATCGAATCTATGTCGCCTACCCCAGTTGACCGCGAGTTTCCGCTGTACCATGCCGACAAATATGATTCGGAACTTACCGGCTGGAACAGTGACGTCATGCAGAGTAATGGTGACATCACGCCGAGAAATGGTAACCTTTCGGCAAGAGGTGACCTCACATTTAGAACAGATGATCTACCTTTGAAAAATGGTAATGTAACGGCGAGAAGGGGTGACGTCACTTCAAGAAATGGTGATGTCACGGCGAGAAGAGGTGACGTCACTGAGAGAAGTACATATGGCAAAGAGAGCCACAGTTTTCCTAAAATCAAAGTATCAACCACCGCGGAGAGCGTCAAAGACAATTTCAAATGCCGAAGAGATTCCGTTTCTCTGCCGGATCTTCGCGACATGCGACGAAACCTTGTTTCGTCTGGTGACGTCACTCCGGTGTCTGCTGACGGACTACGGAATCACGTGTTCGCAGATCGTACAGGCGATTTGTTGTGCAGCGGCAAGGTGGGAAAGGAAAATCGAAGAGAGAGCATTCTAACGGATTTACCAAATCTGAGCGAGATATCGAGATTTAAAAAGTGTGACGATTTTCGTAAAGTTGGCAAATCAAAGAAGAAATGTACAGGCGAAGAGGCCTTGCACAGGAGCTTGATTTCATAA
- the LOC121373391 gene encoding uncharacterized protein LOC121373391 isoform X2, giving the protein MSSQFGSDEPNGDLSKQVNDAISGGDVSRLISLLETRRVDVDSRDVSHDMTTVLMKVCHMNIDNEAQLAILDVLEDLEVNTDVGDAHGRTAVMHSCIGTKPNIVNFLLSLRCDLTLVDNAGNSVLTYAIKSGNIEILESVLEQDAAVELIKKKNNMGLLPLDLAWQTNNGRITKRIEGFQQSVLESEKHHKRKRSKRRNHILLPAVHNTANKPLSTRIVSKHNMSPITMPRILTQRGRCEPEVWWENDIFKDLSSTDIAIESMSPTPVDREFPLYHADKYDSELTGWNSDVMQSNGDITPRNGNLSARGDLTFRTDDLPLKNGNVTARRGDVTSRNGDVTARRGDVTERSTYGKESHSFPKIKVSTTAESVKDNFKCRRDSVSLPDLRDMRRNLVSSGDVTPVSADGLRNHVFADRTGDLLCSGKVGKENRRESILTDLPNLSEISRFKKCDDFRKVGKSKKKCTGEEALHRSLIS; this is encoded by the exons ATGTCGTCACAATTCGGAAGTGACGAACCTAACGGGGACCTCTCCAAACAGGTGAACGACGCTATATCCGGTGGTGACGTCTCAAGGCTGATATCGTTGCTGGAGACCCGTCGAGTTGACGTGGATTCGCGCGATGTATCACATGATATGACAACGGTTCTGATGAAAGTATGTCACATGAACATCGACAACGAGGCTCAGTTGGCCATCTTGGACGTCCTTGAGGATCTGGAGGTGAACACTGACGTCGGCGACGCACACGGAAGGACGGCCGTGATGCATTCGTGTATCGGAACGAAACCTAACATCGTGAATTTCCTATTGTCGTTAAGATGTGACTTGACTCTTGTAGACAACGCGGGAAATTCCGTTCTGACGTACGCGATAAAAAGTGGGAATATCGAAATTCTGGAATCGGTACTGGAACAGGATGCTGCAGTGGAACtgataaagaagaaaaataatatgg GTCTTCTGCCGCTGGACCTCGCATGGCAGACAAACAACGGCCGGATCACCAAGAGAATCGAAGGGTTCCAGCAGAGCGTCTTGGAATCTGAGAAACACCACAAACGAAAGCGATCGAAGCGTCGCAATCACATCCTGCTCCCTGCCGTTCACAACACCGCCAACAAGCCCCTGTCTACGCGAATCGTGAGTAAGCACAACATGTCCCCGATCACCATGCCTAGAATCCTCACCCAGAGAGGGCGCTGCGAACCGGAAGTCTGGTGGGAGAACgatattttcaaagatttgtctTCGACCGACATTGCCATCGAATCTATGTCGCCTACCCCAGTTGACCGCGAGTTTCCGCTGTACCATGCCGACAAATATGATTCGGAACTTACCGGCTGGAACAGTGACGTCATGCAGAGTAATGGTGACATCACGCCGAGAAATGGTAACCTTTCGGCAAGAGGTGACCTCACATTTAGAACAGATGATCTACCTTTGAAAAATGGTAATGTAACGGCGAGAAGGGGTGACGTCACTTCAAGAAATGGTGATGTCACGGCGAGAAGAGGTGACGTCACTGAGAGAAGTACATATGGCAAAGAGAGCCACAGTTTTCCTAAAATCAAAGTATCAACCACCGCGGAGAGCGTCAAAGACAATTTCAAATGCCGAAGAGATTCCGTTTCTCTGCCGGATCTTCGCGACATGCGACGAAACCTTGTTTCGTCTGGTGACGTCACTCCGGTGTCTGCTGACGGACTACGGAATCACGTGTTCGCAGATCGTACAGGCGATTTGTTGTGCAGCGGCAAGGTGGGAAAGGAAAATCGAAGAGAGAGCATTCTAACGGATTTACCAAATCTGAGCGAGATATCGAGATTTAAAAAGTGTGACGATTTTCGTAAAGTTGGCAAATCAAAGAAGAAATGTACAGGCGAAGAGGCCTTGCACAGGAGCTTGATTTCATAA